In Leptospira sp. WS58.C1, a single genomic region encodes these proteins:
- the thrS gene encoding threonine--tRNA ligase, whose amino-acid sequence MEAGVAVSVQNQSVKFILPDGSSKEVSAGSSYKDFIESQLPFLKNKALAVRLDGTNVLDLSRTIDSTTTPNTTPKLEVLTFQDKEGWETFQHSAAHLLGMAVQNLYKDAKLTVGPVIENGPGFFYYDIDFTETVITPDDFPKIEAEMKKIVDADHEVFRKVWDKKEAISVFEKMGESYKIEIVGQIPDDKVSIYGMGEWFDLCRGPHIPRSGFLKAFKLTALSGAYWKADKNNRMLTRIYGIAFPSKKELDEYIFQMEEAKKRDHRKIGKEMDLFSFQPEAPGFPFWHPKGTTLWNALADFIRKECAKRGYQEIKTPAVLSSELWRRSGHWDNFNENMYFVSIDEEEFAIKPMNCPGCSLIYKHHLHSYKELPLRFAELGSVHRHELHGVLHGLFRVRAFTQDDAHIYAPLDYLETEVLDIIDFTFNVYKKFGFQEFKTYIATRPEKSQGKDEDWEFATNALRQALEKRNIPFSIKEGEGAFYGPKIEFNIKDSIGRMWQCGTVQIDFSMPDRFELDYTDSDGAKKRPVMIHRAIYGSLERFIGILIEHFEGKFPLWISPNQVRVLTVTETVQDYGSEILKKLIDLGFRAEGDFRNEKIGAKIRDSILKKANYLLVLGQKEKDSETVAVRKRGSEETISMSYSEFQAILEKEIAEGL is encoded by the coding sequence ATGGAAGCAGGGGTAGCTGTGTCAGTTCAAAATCAGTCAGTCAAATTTATCTTACCGGACGGAAGCTCCAAAGAAGTATCCGCCGGTTCATCCTATAAGGATTTTATAGAATCCCAACTTCCGTTCTTAAAGAACAAGGCGTTAGCAGTCCGCTTAGACGGCACAAACGTTTTGGATTTGAGCCGGACCATTGATTCCACAACCACCCCAAACACCACACCTAAATTGGAAGTTTTGACCTTCCAAGATAAAGAAGGTTGGGAGACCTTCCAACATTCCGCAGCTCACTTGCTCGGAATGGCGGTCCAGAATTTATACAAAGACGCAAAATTAACCGTGGGTCCGGTCATCGAAAACGGACCGGGGTTCTTCTATTACGATATCGATTTTACGGAGACTGTGATCACTCCGGATGATTTTCCAAAGATCGAAGCGGAGATGAAGAAGATCGTGGATGCCGACCACGAAGTTTTCCGCAAAGTTTGGGACAAAAAAGAAGCGATCTCCGTTTTCGAAAAAATGGGAGAGAGCTATAAGATAGAGATCGTGGGTCAGATCCCTGACGATAAAGTTTCCATCTATGGAATGGGAGAATGGTTCGATCTTTGTAGAGGACCTCATATTCCTCGTTCCGGATTTTTGAAAGCATTCAAGTTGACCGCACTTTCCGGAGCATATTGGAAAGCGGACAAAAACAACCGAATGCTCACTCGGATTTACGGGATCGCATTTCCAAGTAAAAAGGAATTGGATGAGTATATCTTCCAGATGGAAGAGGCCAAAAAAAGGGACCACAGAAAGATCGGAAAGGAAATGGATCTATTCTCCTTCCAACCGGAAGCTCCCGGATTTCCATTCTGGCATCCGAAAGGGACCACTCTATGGAATGCACTCGCGGATTTTATTCGCAAAGAATGTGCCAAACGTGGATACCAAGAGATCAAAACTCCTGCCGTACTTTCTTCCGAGTTATGGAGAAGGAGCGGTCACTGGGACAACTTCAACGAGAACATGTATTTTGTTTCTATCGACGAAGAAGAATTCGCGATCAAACCCATGAACTGTCCCGGTTGTAGCCTGATCTACAAACACCACCTTCATTCTTATAAGGAACTTCCTCTTCGATTCGCGGAATTAGGAAGTGTTCACCGGCACGAATTGCATGGAGTTCTTCATGGATTGTTCCGAGTGAGAGCATTCACTCAGGATGATGCGCATATCTATGCACCTTTGGATTATTTGGAAACGGAAGTATTGGATATCATCGACTTCACATTTAATGTATATAAGAAGTTCGGATTCCAGGAGTTTAAAACTTATATTGCAACTCGTCCGGAAAAATCACAAGGTAAGGACGAAGATTGGGAGTTTGCGACCAACGCTCTTAGGCAAGCTTTGGAAAAAAGAAATATTCCATTCTCCATCAAAGAGGGTGAAGGTGCATTCTACGGACCTAAGATCGAATTTAATATCAAGGATTCTATCGGAAGAATGTGGCAATGCGGAACCGTGCAGATAGACTTCTCCATGCCCGATCGTTTCGAATTGGATTATACCGATTCGGACGGAGCCAAAAAAAGACCGGTTATGATCCATAGAGCGATCTACGGATCTTTGGAAAGATTTATAGGGATCTTAATCGAACACTTCGAAGGAAAATTCCCACTTTGGATCTCTCCGAACCAAGTTCGTGTTCTAACCGTAACCGAAACCGTGCAGGATTACGGATCCGAGATCCTGAAAAAACTGATCGATTTGGGTTTTAGAGCGGAAGGCGATTTTCGTAACGAGAAGATCGGGGCCAAGATCCGTGATTCCATCCTCAAAAAGGCAAATTACCTTCTGGTTCTGGGCCAAAAGGAGAAGGATTCCGAAACTGTTGCGGTCCGAAAACGCGGTAGCGAGGAAACGATTTCTATGTCGTATTCCGAGTTTCAGGCAATTCTCGAAAAGGAAATCGCAGAGGGTCTGTAA
- a CDS encoding cell division protein ZapA, which translates to MSERVKARILGEDYTIVGDTDPEYIQRLAELVDRKVRELQLGMPNAPKLKLAVLAALNFADELEQSKNQTGDAGPSSPEAEEKTKKLITLLEEGLIGDL; encoded by the coding sequence ATGAGTGAAAGAGTCAAAGCTCGTATCCTGGGCGAAGACTATACCATAGTAGGCGATACCGATCCGGAGTATATCCAAAGGCTCGCCGAATTGGTGGATCGAAAAGTCCGAGAGTTACAATTAGGGATGCCTAACGCGCCTAAATTGAAACTGGCAGTTCTCGCAGCTTTAAACTTCGCAGACGAATTGGAACAATCCAAAAATCAAACTGGTGACGCCGGACCTTCTTCTCCCGAAGCGGAAGAAAAGACCAAAAAATTGATCACTCTTTTGGAAGAAGGTTTGATCGGAGATCTTTGA
- a CDS encoding 5-formyltetrahydrofolate cyclo-ligase, producing the protein MKSLLLGVPSRKEKEERIRYNLLEFLRHSSSSSHLKIISYIADDFEISPFLPLSPSLQMGSFVLDIFFPKVTHSGLEFKSGIGFSKGAFGILEPTGEDILQPKDADWILVPALGWNGEGARLGRGKGFYDRSLEDILSEKMIGLSFEDLYPCDFSAEPHDLKAGTVITEKKNHCFPGKMGEKSVG; encoded by the coding sequence ATGAAATCCCTTCTCTTGGGAGTTCCTTCCAGGAAAGAAAAAGAAGAAAGAATCCGCTACAATCTTCTGGAATTTCTGAGACATAGCTCATCTTCTTCTCACCTAAAGATCATCTCCTATATTGCGGACGATTTTGAAATTTCTCCCTTTCTACCGTTAAGCCCTTCTTTGCAGATGGGAAGTTTCGTTTTGGACATATTTTTTCCAAAAGTAACTCATTCAGGATTGGAATTTAAGTCCGGGATCGGATTTTCCAAAGGTGCTTTCGGTATTTTGGAGCCGACTGGAGAAGATATCTTACAGCCTAAGGATGCAGACTGGATACTCGTTCCCGCCCTGGGCTGGAATGGGGAGGGGGCAAGGCTCGGAAGGGGGAAGGGTTTTTACGATCGTTCTCTAGAGGATATCCTTTCCGAAAAAATGATTGGCCTTTCTTTTGAGGACCTATACCCTTGCGATTTTTCCGCAGAACCCCATGATCTGAAAGCAGGTACAGTGATTACGGAGAAAAAAAACCATTGCTTTCCCGGAAAAATGGGGGAAAAATCAGTCGGATAA
- the rplT gene encoding 50S ribosomal protein L20 yields the protein MPRATNGTIHKNRRKKILKTAKGFRGARSKLYRTAKSAVMKAGQWAYRDRRAKKRDFRKLWIIRINAAAREAGLSYSQFIHGLKKANISLDRKALAELAFSDKETFNALVEKIKVAA from the coding sequence ATGCCACGCGCAACAAACGGAACCATACACAAGAATCGTCGTAAAAAAATCCTAAAAACCGCAAAAGGTTTTAGAGGAGCAAGATCCAAACTTTACAGAACCGCAAAATCCGCGGTAATGAAGGCTGGGCAGTGGGCGTATAGAGACAGAAGAGCAAAAAAACGTGATTTCCGCAAATTGTGGATTATCCGTATCAATGCTGCAGCTCGCGAAGCTGGACTTTCTTATTCTCAGTTCATCCATGGTCTGAAAAAAGCCAATATTTCCTTGGACAGAAAGGCCCTGGCAGAACTTGCATTTAGCGACAAAGAAACTTTCAACGCCCTCGTTGAAAAAATTAAGGTAGCGGCATAA
- the carA gene encoding glutamine-hydrolyzing carbamoyl-phosphate synthase small subunit: MKAFLVLENGDVYEGESFGYETQSVGEIVFNTSMAGYQEILTDPSYTNQIITLTYPMIGNYGIHPENMESAKIQAAGMIVKEYVDRPSNFKAQKTLSQFLKEYKIPGIQGIDTRKLTRFIRTNGAPNGGIFVANEYSDSFLAEVKKFPGIADADLAKVVTTDKKYEFGSSAGKKYKLAVYDYGVKTNILRLLDAAGFAVSVYPAQTPASEIMKDGVDAFFLSNGPGDPAACTYAIDSTKAILDNNYPLFGICLGHQIIGLTLGKKTEKMKFGHRGGNQPVKSLETGKVEITSQNHGFAVVADSSEKEPISFINLNDDTVEGILKSGYPLLSVQYHPESSPGPNDSRYLFQKFYDLVDSTKKK, encoded by the coding sequence ATGAAAGCGTTCTTGGTTTTAGAAAACGGGGACGTATACGAAGGCGAATCCTTCGGCTACGAAACCCAGTCCGTCGGGGAAATCGTCTTTAATACTTCCATGGCGGGTTACCAGGAAATCCTGACCGACCCTTCCTACACCAACCAAATCATAACTCTCACCTACCCGATGATCGGAAACTACGGGATCCATCCGGAAAATATGGAATCCGCTAAGATCCAAGCCGCGGGAATGATCGTGAAGGAATATGTGGATCGTCCTTCCAACTTCAAGGCCCAAAAGACATTATCTCAATTTCTAAAAGAATATAAAATCCCCGGTATCCAAGGTATCGACACCCGAAAGTTAACTCGTTTCATTCGCACGAACGGGGCTCCGAACGGTGGGATCTTCGTCGCGAATGAATACTCCGATTCTTTCTTAGCGGAAGTGAAGAAGTTCCCGGGGATTGCAGACGCGGACCTCGCGAAGGTTGTCACAACCGATAAAAAATATGAGTTCGGATCGAGTGCTGGAAAAAAATACAAACTCGCCGTTTATGATTACGGTGTGAAGACGAATATTCTTCGACTCTTGGATGCGGCCGGTTTTGCGGTTTCCGTTTATCCTGCGCAAACTCCCGCTTCTGAAATTATGAAAGACGGCGTGGATGCATTCTTCCTTTCAAACGGTCCGGGAGATCCGGCAGCCTGCACTTACGCGATCGATTCCACGAAAGCTATATTAGATAATAATTATCCTCTTTTCGGGATTTGTTTAGGTCATCAGATCATAGGTCTGACCCTAGGCAAGAAGACCGAAAAAATGAAATTCGGTCATAGAGGCGGAAACCAACCTGTCAAAAGTTTGGAGACCGGTAAAGTGGAGATCACTTCCCAGAACCATGGCTTTGCCGTGGTTGCCGATTCCAGCGAAAAAGAGCCGATTTCCTTTATCAATCTGAACGATGACACCGTAGAAGGTATTTTGAAATCGGGATATCCTCTTCTTTCGGTCCAATACCATCCGGAAAGTTCTCCCGGTCCGAATGATAGTAGGTATTTGTTCCAGAAATTCTACGATTTAGTGGATTCGACTAAGAAGAAGTAA
- a CDS encoding chemotaxis protein CheW codes for MKTIDKNNHTEQNQEERDLESLQEFLTFEVDKEIFGIDILYIHEILKPVPITRIPNVEGFILGVINLRGEIIPIMDLKELFGLGFCDILPSTRIIVVVSGEKRAGLLVDSVKQVVKIRKDKVSQADEDLSVNYSELIESVSQFEESLILNLNLSKVMDYAAEEA; via the coding sequence GTGAAAACCATAGATAAAAATAACCACACGGAACAAAACCAAGAAGAAAGAGACCTGGAATCGCTCCAGGAATTTCTTACATTCGAAGTGGATAAGGAAATTTTCGGGATCGATATTCTTTATATCCACGAGATCCTAAAACCGGTACCTATCACTCGAATCCCGAACGTGGAAGGTTTTATACTTGGAGTGATCAACTTAAGAGGCGAGATCATTCCGATCATGGATCTAAAGGAACTTTTTGGATTAGGTTTTTGTGATATTCTTCCTTCCACTAGGATTATAGTAGTTGTTAGCGGCGAAAAAAGGGCAGGGCTCCTAGTCGATTCCGTGAAACAAGTGGTTAAGATCCGAAAAGATAAGGTCAGTCAAGCGGACGAAGACCTGAGCGTAAATTATAGCGAACTTATAGAATCCGTTAGCCAGTTTGAAGAATCTCTGATCCTGAACTTGAATTTATCCAAGGTAATGGATTATGCGGCGGAGGAAGCGTAA
- the rpmI gene encoding 50S ribosomal protein L35, which produces MPKLKTNRAAAKRFKFSKNNKIKRKSMNTRHILTKKGPKRRRRLRGMTLVVDADWKAIVRLMPYGVR; this is translated from the coding sequence ATGCCTAAGCTTAAAACAAATAGAGCCGCAGCAAAACGGTTCAAGTTTTCCAAAAATAATAAAATAAAACGGAAGAGTATGAACACCCGTCACATTCTTACCAAAAAAGGACCCAAAAGACGTCGTCGTCTGCGAGGAATGACCTTGGTAGTGGATGCGGATTGGAAAGCAATCGTTAGACTCATGCCTTACGGAGTTCGATAA
- the infC gene encoding translation initiation factor IF-3, whose amino-acid sequence MQKRPQPKNTDKIFNHRINEKITGVSQVRLVTDDGVVIVSFDEALRRAKEENLDLVEVSGDQEIHVCKIIDYGKYKFELLKKSKEAKKKQHVINVKEVKIRPRIEQHDYEIKKRHAVEFLQKGDKVKVSLRFRGREMMHSELGMNVVNRMVEDLKSVGTPEREPILDGRQIVVVISPLSAK is encoded by the coding sequence ATGCAGAAGAGGCCTCAACCGAAAAACACCGATAAGATATTTAATCATAGAATTAATGAAAAAATTACCGGGGTGTCCCAGGTAAGATTGGTGACGGACGACGGTGTAGTGATCGTTTCTTTTGACGAGGCTCTGCGGCGTGCAAAGGAAGAAAACTTGGATCTCGTGGAAGTATCCGGAGACCAAGAAATCCATGTATGCAAGATCATCGACTACGGAAAATACAAGTTCGAATTACTTAAAAAAAGTAAGGAAGCGAAGAAAAAACAACACGTAATCAACGTGAAAGAAGTGAAGATCCGTCCGCGGATCGAACAACACGATTACGAAATTAAAAAACGCCATGCTGTGGAGTTCCTCCAAAAAGGGGACAAAGTAAAGGTCAGTCTTCGCTTTCGCGGTCGTGAGATGATGCATTCCGAACTCGGAATGAATGTAGTCAACAGAATGGTAGAAGATCTGAAATCCGTAGGAACTCCCGAAAGAGAACCTATACTGGATGGACGTCAGATCGTTGTAGTTATTTCGCCTCTTTCCGCGAAGTAA